TTTGACCGACATGACGCTGCTTCACTACAGCTGTAAGGCCGGAGCTCATGGAGTCGGTGAGTAATTCTTCATCGTTCTTCCTCTGTGGTCATGAAAGGACGGCTGGTAGAGACCCAGAGTGATCGCCGCTGGTTCCTGGAGGCTAGAGGGGAGGCGTTGATAGCTTCGGGTGTTTCAGGTCTGATCCTCACCTCCAGTCACAGAAGATCAGAATCAGATCCGAGTCCTCAGAGTAGATAATGTGATCATGACAGACACAGGTGCTTGGTTTCTCTTGCATGATTGAATTTCCAGTCCGATGTTAGGACCATGTTTGTGCAGCAAGGTGAGTAAAAGCTTCCCCCAGGTGGCGGCAGTCCTCCACCAGAGCAGCTTTCAGTTTGGACCTCCCTGTGTCCAGGCGACCCAGCGGCGGCACTGCGGCTCACCAGTCAGCTGATGCTGTTGGGCGCCGATGTCAGTCTGCGGAGCCGGTGGACCAACATGAACGCGCTGCACTACGCTGCCTACTTTGACGTCCCAGAGCTGATCCGAGTCCTGCTCAAAGCCGCCAAACCCAGAGGTGAGTGTCAGATTATTACTCACCCACAGAGTCCAGGAGACGAggtcagcttcttcttcttcttcttctctcttcaGTGCTGAACTCCACATGCAGTGACTTCCACTACGGCACGGCTCTCCACATCGCCGCCTCCAACCTCTGCCTGAATGCAGTGAAATGTCTGCTGGAGCACGGAGCCAACCCCACCGTCAGGGTAAACGCTGCCTCACCGTCCCGGGCTTGACGACCAACGGCttcctgcagagctgcagctcagaccgtaggtttgtttctgcagaacgATAAGGGCCAGGTTCCAGCTGAGGTGGTTCCGGACCCGATGGACATGAGCCTGGACAAAACCGAGGCGGCCATGGTGGCCAAAGACctaaagcagctgctgctggacgccGTGCCGCTCAGCTGTAACCTCCCCAAGGCCACGCTGCCCAACTACGACAACATTCCCGGAAACCTGATGCTGGTGGCGCTGGGGCTGAAGCTGGGTGACCGGGTGGTTCTGGACGACCTGAAGGTAGTCCCACACTGGTTCCTTATTTCCGCCTCCATCAGCCACACTCAGGTTCACTCATTCCAGAACCCTTTTGTCTCCACCTCAGACCGGAACCCTGCGGTTCTGTGGAACCACGGAGTTTGCCAGCGGTCAGTGGGTCGGGGTGGAGCTGGACGAGCCAGAGGGGAAGAACGACGGCAGCGTGGGTGGAGTCCGCTACTTCATCTGTCCTCCGAAGCTTGGTAAGCAGTGAGCTTcctggacccggttctggttctaatGGACCAGCACTCTTcatgttttaatctgtttggACCTGCAGGTATTTTTGCTCCAGTTTCAAAGATTTCCAAAGCTGTGGATCCGACTCCGTCCTCAGTCACCTCCACCCCCAGAACCCCCCGCATGGACCTGGCCTCCCGCCTGGCTGGGAAGAccaagaaggagaagaaggagaaggagaaaggtGAGGGACCATCAGGTCTgactgggttctggttctggtggagaGCTGACTGAGCTGGTTGGTTTGTTCTCAGCCCAAAAGAAGAAGACGTCCGTGGCTAGTCTGGACCCGGAGGGGACAAACGTGGAGGTGGGGGACCAGGTTCTGGTGGCGGGTCAGAAACTCGGCATCGTTCGCTTCTACGGGAAGACGGACTTTGCTCCAGGTCAGTTCTACAGTCTGAACCAACTAGCACATTGAAACAGAGGTCCAGATGAAGTGAAGAGGAGGCAATGTTCTGGTCTGACCCGGTCTCTCTGGTGTCCCTCAGGGTTCTGGTTTGGTGTAGAGTTGGACCAGCCCACTGGGAAACACGATGGCTCGGTGTTCGGGGTCCGATACTTCAGCTGCCTGCCCAAATATGGAGTGTTTGCTCCGCCCTCCCGGGTCCAAAGGTAGGACTGCCTGACAGAACCCGGTGTCGCTCGTTGTCATAAAGCGGGCCTGGTTCTGGAGCGTGAAAGTGATGGTTTGAGTCGTTGTTGGTTGTTCAGGATCGGAGGACCCAAAGAAGGCTCGCAGAACGACGGCTCCATGGTGAAGAAGGTTCATCAAGTGTCCAGTAAGTTCTGCTCAGATCGCTAGAAGCAGAAAAGTTCTGCTCCGACTCAGGCGAACAGAACCTGACCCGTTTGTTTGCCTGCAGTGTCACAGCCGAAAAGGAACTTCCACACCATGCGATCTCCTAAAGATCTGACGTCCGAGAGCTCCATATCCAGGTGAGAAGAACTCTGACCAAcatgggtcaaaggtcatttcTGGGTCAGCAGCTTATCGTCTCAGAACCGTTACGGTTCGATCGGACCCAGCTGTTTGGTGCAGACGGACTCCTGACAGCTTTAGTTTGAGATGGCAGTGGTTTTGAAGCGTTTATGGAACCGGGTTCTGTCAGAACCCCAGAACCCGGATGGGTGAAGTAGAACCTCTCCTCTCTGTGCTGCAGGTTgctgttctgctgctggtttccaTGGATGCTCCGCGCGGAGATGCAGTCCTAACCACCGCACCCATCGCTACGTTCTGCATCGCTCCGTCCCTGAACGCCTGGTGGCGAAGCCCCGCCCcccgtcttcttcttctcctggtTTAGCCGTTCTATAGCAAAATCTATAGTGCCTTGTATCTGATTAACCGAGTCCAAGCTAATGCTCTGAAATCCGCCCTGCCTCTCTGGCGCCACCTGGTGGTCTGGATCGGTCAGTGCATCTGTTTCCGCCTCATGGTTCTGTTTCGCTGCAATCAGCTGGGAGGATCGCTTTGATCCGACAGTTCAGAACCAGAGCTTGGCTCTGGGCGGGTTTCCGAAACGAAGAGTTTGATCCATCAGCAACCTTTTACACAAACCTTTTATTTATGCTGCTCTTTATATGTCAGAATGTttggcaaaatgaaaatgatgctGCTTTATAATAAGATTTTCATATCTTGCCTCAGTAAATACCAGACGGTTCTTAAAGAAACGCTTCATTTTAGTTCATCTAATCCCCCCATTCCTTTAATTTCCTCATTTCATTATAAAATCATGTCTGAGCTGAAAATGATCAGGCTTCTGCCACCAGGAGCCTTAAACTGGATCAACTGCAGGATTTAACTCAAACTGAGGAAACGGGCAGAGAAACGGTGCCGACTGGATGAATCTCAGCTTCGGGTTGATGGAtgcaaacagcagctgcaaaCAAACCATCA
Above is a genomic segment from Poecilia reticulata strain Guanapo unplaced genomic scaffold, Guppy_female_1.0+MT scaffold_159, whole genome shotgun sequence containing:
- the clip3 gene encoding CAP-Gly domain-containing linker protein 3; this encodes MTKEDNMQEQEKERQDHEEQEEARVQREEDEELTEEEEDEEEEEYELEEERAEMENGEEQEEEREEREEQEEEEEEEEEEAPPAEPAAEPVPQNQSPVQEPARRAMVHPSAQAPLPKDYAFTFFDPNDPACQEILADPRTSIPELFAIVRQWVPQVQHKIDVIGNEILKRGCHVNDRDGLTDMTLLHYSCKAGAHGVGDPAAALRLTSQLMLLGADVSLRSRWTNMNALHYAAYFDVPELIRVLLKAAKPRVLNSTCSDFHYGTALHIAASNLCLNAVKCLLEHGANPTVRNDKGQVPAEVVPDPMDMSLDKTEAAMVAKDLKQLLLDAVPLSCNLPKATLPNYDNIPGNLMLVALGLKLGDRVVLDDLKTGTLRFCGTTEFASGQWVGVELDEPEGKNDGSVGGVRYFICPPKLGIFAPVSKISKAVDPTPSSVTSTPRTPRMDLASRLAGKTKKEKKEKEKAQKKKTSVASLDPEGTNVEVGDQVLVAGQKLGIVRFYGKTDFAPGFWFGVELDQPTGKHDGSVFGVRYFSCLPKYGVFAPPSRVQRIGGPKEGSQNDGSMVKKVHQVSMSQPKRNFHTMRSPKDLTSESSISRLLFCCWFPWMLRAEMQS